Within the Salvia hispanica cultivar TCC Black 2014 chromosome 4, UniMelb_Shisp_WGS_1.0, whole genome shotgun sequence genome, the region GCTTCTAGGATTGCCTTTGAGCATTTGGAGCGTATTGCgcataaatttgaatttagtggTGCGGATGCGGAGCCATTAATCCGGACTTGTATGACTACTTTATCATCTAAGATGTAAGTGTTGTTTGCAGTTGATAATTTGATATGCGCTTGTTTGAGATACTCATGCTATTGTTTGAATATATTGTGTTTCTTTTGTTGTCTGAGTTTGGAAATTGTTGTGTTTCTTGACTTTTTTTATGTGTACTGTGAACTGTAGTGAAGTGTTTATTCTTAGGAGTTCCAGATCAGAACTTTAGTTGTGCTGTAAGAGTATTTTTGGctgttaataataatatattgactTTGCTTATGCACTTAGACGAAGCTTTAGAACttgttttgatgaatttttctACTGCAATAATCTCGTAACCTTTTTGCTGCTGCGGCTTTTGAGAatgaaatttcatttgtttaattttttgtgttctGGGCAATTTCTAAATATTATTGTCTTAATGCTGTAAAATGTGCTTGATGGACTTTGTGACTGTTTGGATCCTAACACTTCAATCTGCTGATTTTGACTTGTATTGGACTCTTGGTAATGTCAAATATGCTCTCTGCAGAGTGAATAGGTGCAAGCGAAGTTTGGCTGAGATTGCAGTCAAAGCTGTGCTCGCTGTTGCAGATTTAGAGAGGAGGGATGTCAATCTAGACTTAATTAAAGTAGAaggaaaagttggtgggaaGCTCGAGGATACGGAACTAATTTATGGAATTGTTGTAGACAAAGATATGAGTCATCCCCAAATGCCTAAGCAGATCGAGGATGCACATATTGCAATTTTGACTTGCCCCTTTGAGCCTCCGAAGCCAAAGACTAAACATAAGGTTGATATTGATACTGTGGAAAAGTTCCAAACTTTGCGTCAACAAGAGCAGAAGTACTTCGATGATATGGTTCAAAAATGCAAGGTGATCTATTTCTGCATATTCTTTTGTTTGAACATTGTTTTGTTGTACGCTTCTTCATTACTTTTCTACAATGTTGACAAAGTTTGTGATCATGTTGATCCTTGTGATGGTAGGATCTATGTTTTGTATATATGCTTGAAATTTTGGGAGAGGTAAAGACACTGGTGTAATTGAAATCATCAATGTGTCACAGGATGTTGGGGCCACTCTGGTAATCTGCCAATGGGGTTTTGATGATGAGGCAAACCACTTGTTGATGCACAGGAATTTGCCTGCTGTTAGATGGGTTGGTGGCGTGGAGTTAGAGCTGATAGCCATTGCCACAGGTTTTTGGAAATCCTgcaattatactccctccgttccttgttaattgaggcatttcttttcggcacgaagtttaagaatagtgtgttaaagggatggtgaataaagtaagagagatgaagagagaataaagtaaaagagaaagttactttttgccaaaaatagaaatgactcaattatcttGAAACTTcctgaaatagaaaaatgactcagttaacatggaacggaggaagtattaatcTTCTTATACTTATGTTACTTTCTCTAGTTGGCCTTTCTCATGAAACTCTTTCTTGACTTTGTTACTAGGTGGGAGAATTGTGCCCAGATTTCAGGAGTTGACAACAGAAAAATTGGGCAAGGTAAGATTCTACCACACGTTCGTTTGACCTTTCATCATAGTTCATACTCTCATCCTAGACACCGACACACCGTATGTCTGAACTATTTGGGTTACACATGCCAGGCTGGCTTGGTTCGGGAAAAAGCCTTTGGCACCACTAAGGATCGGATGATATATATTGAACACTGTGCGAATTCCAGAGCCGTAACAATATTTATACGTGGTGGTAGGTATTCATTTATGTATTATAGTTCTACATTTTGATATGATTTTTCAATCTACAAGACGCTGAGCTGAGATTGTCTACAATCAATTCAGTACTTGTTATTTATCATGAGTTATATAACTTAATTCTGCTTGTGTTGCTAGAGCATGATTGATATATTTGGTTAAGTTCTTAGGCAAGTGCGAAACAGACATGGACTTGAATTGATTCCAGTTTCTTGACAATGCTTTAGGTAACAAGATGATGATAGAGGAAACAAAACGCAGTATTCATGATGCCTTATGTGTTGCTCGGAATCTCATCCGTAACAACTCCATAGTATATGGTGGTGGCTCAGCTGAGATTTCCTGCTCAATTGCCGTAGAAGCAGCAGCTGATAAGTACCCCGGAGTCGAGCAGGTCCGCCCCATCCCTCTTGCACCTTCATTTCCAAGATACTTTTTAGCTTTACATTTCGTTTTCGATTTCGATTTTGCAGTATGCAATCAGAGCCTTCGCAGATGCCTTAGATGCTATCCCAATGGCGCTGGCTGAAAACAGCGGCCTCCAACCTATTGAAACTCTATCTGCTGTGAAATCTCAGCAAATCAAAGTAACACCACACCCTGCTTCATTTATTGCAAACTCTTTTCGTCATGTTTTCATTGTGATATTGTTAGTATGCTATCTGATGAACTTGAACACGGACACTTTCAATGTGCAGGAGAACAACAACTGCTGTGGTATCGATTGCAACGACGTTGGCACGAACGACATGCGTGAGCAGAACGTTTTTGAGACTCTGATTGGGAAACAGCAGCAGATTCTGCTTGCAACTCAAGTTGTGAAGATGATTTTGAAGATTGATGATGTTATTTCACCTTCAGAGTATTGATCTTTCTACATGTTTTTGTTGAATGTTAAAATTTTGCTGTTGTCAAATTACTGCAACAATATTTAGGTTGCTGAATCGGTCGATTTTGAGACATTGTTTCAACTTGTGTGAGACATTGATTTTATATCTGGCAGtgggttttattttgtactcctTATTTCTTCTGTGGCATCTAACTTCCGCCTATCATTTATTAGTCTCATAcgaaatttaattactactccctctgtcctgGCCAAGATAGacacatttattaattaacatgGGATTTTAGAAGACGTTTGATAATGCATTTatttgaagagagaaaatgtggatgaaaaatattaaatggatGAAAAGGagttgcatatttaattgtagaaagaaaaaatatattaggatgttaaaaaaagttatcagaaatagaaatatgtcattttattattaaagaaaactaaaaaggTGTGGTAATCAATTTGCTTAACaccatttcttcaatttcctTTCTAAGTTCGATGAATTTAAAAGGGTACTATTCGAAACCCCTAAAATCATGTTGGACGAAAAAGTTGGGCGATGGGTGCTCACTATAAGTCATTTTGTGATTgaactccctccgtccatgattaACTGTCTAAagtttatttttccatcatccAATGAAGTgtcttatttactttttactacttttagtAATAGGCCCGCATTCGAGTAACTCAgcttactcatattttatttaaaaactaattttttctacccactttccatgacatttttaaaaattcatgtcaaatcAACTTAGGATACTTAAtcatggatggagggagtacttttttaaaaagtcaATTTGCATTGCTTGACAAGTTTATACtagttataattaatccaTCTCTCACATAAGAACATGCACTTTTGGTTgaacacagattttaatacacaattgataaagtaagagagatagaaagaaaaagtaattaaagtattgttagtgaagaatgagtctcacctcattagagaaaaaaagctttcaaaattagaatacGTATACTCTTGTGGGAGTATGAGACATACTAACAAGGAAAGAGGAGAGAAGGAGGAAATTGGTATCCTACGTATACAAATATCAAGTACTCTCCCCTTCCCATAGAAATAagccatatttttttttcgtctgtcccataaaaatagttcatatccatttatgacaatatttttcaccttctcttttactttatcatttatgccCCCACCATCttctacacaatttcaactatttttttctcattctctcttactttatcaattacacATTCAAATTCGTGTCAATCCTAAATagcctatttctatgggatggagggagtattacattCTACTACCCCACCAATTTCAGCGATTTTCTTGGTCAACATCCATTCATTTTCAGGGTGCATGTATACCACTCCGATTTTCTGTGTAAATTGGTACCCCACTTACACACTCCAATTtcctcacatatatataaattatttacggttactttttttaaaaaaatttctcacTAATTGCTCGTTTTAAAACTCTAAAATTTTGCTTATATACAGATAGGGGAGCATTAAGGTCTTATTACCCCCTTAGtgtctatttccttcttaatatcaTTCATTAGATTGATGGAATTGACGGACTAGATTAAAAGGAGAAATCTGATCCCGTGTTGTATTATATGTCATAATCTGTGCATTATGAGGGTATAAGAGTGAAAATATAATGGCTTGTACGCGTTTCAAAACGAAAATTCCTATAATTAAGCTAGATTTTCATAACATTCCATCTTCTCATTCACTCTCTCACTCCATCCCTTCAAACCACGATCAAAACTATTCTCCACCATTTCAAAACCGcctaaaccctagccgccTCTCCAATCGAAGAGAAACCAACTCCACCGTCGATTCTCGCCGCAAAATTCACCGTCGGTCGATGATTCACAGGCTTAAAGTATCGATTTTTAGTTTCGCGCGCGCCGATTGAGTTGCTGAAGTTCCGATTTTGGTTTCTGAAGGTGGGTTTCTGAAGTTCCGATTTTGGGTAAAAAACACTTGTAAGCGTCGATTTTGGACATTTTCGGGACTACATAGTCATCGATTCACAACTTTTACCGTCGATTGAGTTCGTTGTTTGAATAATGCACAATTTTTTTGGGtcaatttttctaaaaaaaaaagaaattgtaatCTTTTGAACTAGAGTTCTGTCcattagttaattttttattcattgtgTTTACGGATTAGCACATTggttaaatttttgaatttttgaatctTTGGACAGCAACGAAGCACCCTACGTTGGATATTGAGGAAGCGGTTGATGATGTTATTCCTATTGCGATAGCGCAAAGTCCACGAGTTCCAGTCATACCTCTAGGGTTTAGATATCATCTACATTAGGGAGTAATTTTAACTGATAAACataatgtgaaaatattttagtgtaatggattttatttactcagtAATGGACGATTTGTGTCCTGTAATGTATATGTTTATGAGACgtttttgttgtgattttatgAGTAGTTTTAACTGATaaacataatgtacaaatatttcagtgtaatggattttatttactcaataATGGACAATTTGTGTCCTGTAGTAATGGACGATCTGTACATTATTTACGGATCCgtgcacattattagatactattgatacattatttactgtaccaaatcttaaacgtattaaaaaatgaaatttaactCATGTGGTGGTGCTATAGCCTAGCCCCATGGGTTGCTAAACCCAAGGGGAATGATTGAAACTCTCTGCTCTTTGTGATGGTTCCGTTTGTGAGTGGGTACTATAACTTAGccccatggattgctaaacccaaagggcatgaattcaatttcctttcaacattattctattcaatctatacattatttaagatccgtgcacattattagatactattggtacattatttattgtaCCAAATCTTGAAcgcattaaaaaatgaaatttaactCATGTGGTGGTGCTATAGCCTAGCCCCATGGGTTGCTAAACCCAAGGGGAACGATTGAAACTCTCTGCCCTTTGTGATGGTTCCGTTTGTGAGTGGGTACTATAACCTAGCtccatggattgctaaacccaaatgacatgaattcaatttcctttcaACATTGTTCTACTCAGTCTATACATTATTCAATGATCCgtgcacattattagatactattggtacattatttactgtaccaaatcttaaacgcattaaaaaaaagaaatttaattcatgtggTGGTGCTATAACCTAGCCCCATGGGTTGCTAAACCCAAGaggaatgattcaaactctctgCCATTGGTGACGTTTTCGTATTTCGGTTGGTACTATACCCTAGCCacatggattgctaaacccaaagggGAATGAATTTAACTTgtaatgtacattattcaaaACTGGCGTATACATTATACAACCATAATCGTACATTAATACAATCTACATTATACACTTACTATAGTACATTACTCGTCGGAAATTTACAAGCTGAACCTTACGAAACGAATACACGAAAATCTGTAAGCAATGGGTgatttcatgaaaataaaacgacaattgatgcaaaataaaactaaatacaaGAACGAACTAATCacaaacaaatacaaaaaaccATAGATGTCAATTACACGACTAATACAATAACTTTCTACcaaaatttaacaataataaaaaaaataaacagacGTCTTCAATTGAAAAAAGACGACGGCAATTTCTTGAGAAGGTCTTCAATGGAGAAAAAACGACGagggagagaagaaaaaacGATGAGGGAGAGAAGAAAGATTGTAGTGTCGACTCCGGCGGTGACCTCGACGGCTTTCTTCCTTGTGGAGGCGGTGGAGATATCAGAGAAATTATTGTGTAATCAtgaacacaaaatcaaaatcaattgaattaaaagaaagaaagaaaagaaagagataTTATGTGTGAGATTTGAGTCAGTAACttgagaaaagaaagaaaaatcataCGTGAGATTTGAGGGAAAAATTCAAGGAAACTTCCATAACTGACTAAAGTGTGCCTTCCTAAAAGGCccttttcgatttttttgaatattttaattaataacatGTGGCACTTAATTCAGCCATCAGATCTTGAAAATAGAGGGCCGAGATTGAGAAGAAGAATAGAACCCTTATATAACATTGCTGGATAACTTCATTCACCATGAACATGTAGTATTTGCTTTTACAGAATGTAAAATACTCTTACACATCCTCACACAATATATGTTCATGACTatataacaaacaaaaatggcaCTCAGctataatgaataaaaatgtgcaaactataaagaaaaaacaaaaatggttAAAAAAGTACTTTTCACCAAtctaattaagttaaaaaaacaatcttGGCAAGTCTTCATCAAACTATTTACTGGTTTCAGACAAAGAGCTAACAAATTTCTAAAAGAGGTTAATTCTGCAGCTCCTAAATCCTACCCTTATTCACAATCACTGTTTATATTTACACAGAGCAATAAACATATATCTACAATGAAATGTTAATAATAAGATTAAAAGGCAGAGGTCAACTGAGGTCCACGTCCACACGGTCCGGGATTGCCCTTTCCGTCTGATTAGCCGCGAGCTTGACCCCCAGCTGCCCCTTGTCACCAGCCCCAAACGCGTAGAGCTTATCCGAGTCCGTGAGCGCAAACGTATGCGCATTCCAGTATATCGAATTCGTGAGACTTATCTGCACCACTCGTTCCTTCAATGAGGTCACGATCTCCGGACTCAGCACGTTCGTTTGCCTGTTTCCCTGCTCATTTAGGTCACGGATTGAGACACCAATTTTAAAAGACGAGAAAACGGACAGGGATGGGATCAAATTAACCTGCTCATCAGCAGCAGCAGTATCGTGTCCGAGGCTTGATGACTCTCCACATCCGAAAGAATAGACATCTCCAGCATCCGAGATCACAAAGGTCGTGTAGTCCCCTGTTGCAACGTGTACGGCCTTGACATTGCTCAGTGCCTCGACTACTTTGGGGACTGACTCGCAGTCCTCGTTCCCGTGCCCCAAGCATCCGTACCGCCCCCATCCCCACGTGCATACCCTTCCATCCTTCCCAACCACTGCAGCATGCCAAGCACCGGCAGCAACCACAACAGGCTGAAGATTCAACTCTACAAACCGTTCGATCAATTTTGGCTCCTTCTCGTCGGTTCTAGTACCATGCCCAAGCTTCCCACCTAGCCCACACCCGACAGAATATACTGACCTAATAACATCCAAAGAAGGGGCATATCATGTGTTAGCACGATGAAATCCAACATTTAAGTTAGCTAGCAAGGACATCATCAAGACTAACAAAGCCAAGAACTCAAGCATTGTTCAAATCAAGATTTATTCCCTTCAGTTTCTTGAAAATATTAGGCATAAATATGTAAGTAGTattgtttaaatatggatAGTAAGgaactcacattccattagGTTGACATGCCAAAGCAAGAAGGTAGCAATAGCCAGCTGCAATTTGAACCACAGGTATGTTTTCGAGCGCCCCCAACAATGGGCGTGGCTCAAGATCAGTAGGTTCCGTTTGGTGGCCAAGTTTGCTCTCGTGTCCCCAAGAGAACGTGTAAATCCTTCCTTCTCTAGACAACACGGCCGTGAAGAAATTCCCAATAGCAGCTTGCACAACAAAGATATCTTTCAAAGATT harbors:
- the LOC125218708 gene encoding T-complex protein 1 subunit epsilon, with amino-acid sequence MALAFDEFGRPFIILREQEQKTRLRGLDAQKANIAAGKAVARILRTSLGPKGMDKMLQSPDGEVTITNDGATILEQMDVDNQIAKLMVELSRSQDYEIGDGTTGVVVMAGALLEQAQKLLERGIHPIRVAEGYELASRIAFEHLERIAHKFEFSGADAEPLIRTCMTTLSSKIVNRCKRSLAEIAVKAVLAVADLERRDVNLDLIKVEGKVGGKLEDTELIYGIVVDKDMSHPQMPKQIEDAHIAILTCPFEPPKPKTKHKVDIDTVEKFQTLRQQEQKYFDDMVQKCKDVGATLVICQWGFDDEANHLLMHRNLPAVRWVGGVELELIAIATGGRIVPRFQELTTEKLGKAGLVREKAFGTTKDRMIYIEHCANSRAVTIFIRGGNKMMIEETKRSIHDALCVARNLIRNNSIVYGGGSAEISCSIAVEAAADKYPGVEQYAIRAFADALDAIPMALAENSGLQPIETLSAVKSQQIKENNNCCGIDCNDVGTNDMREQNVFETLIGKQQQILLATQVVKMILKIDDVISPSEY
- the LOC125185121 gene encoding ultraviolet-B receptor UVR8-like yields the protein MDTTASGASSVQYHNVTEQAIVPLAPPPVAHQRQQRHCFGNAIPGEFPLSANPSIVLHFLSACNLDPQDLAKLEVTCSFFRQPAHFAPDHELSLAELAALDMCQKRAIFKPMTIEQQQCLKQRCGGSWKLVLRYVLAGEACTRREKSQAIAGPGHSLAVTSKGAVYSFGSNSSGQLGHGTTHEEPRPSLIKSLLGVRIIHAAAGAGRTMLISDAGRAYAFGKDSFGEAEFGAEGNKLVTTPQAVESLKDIFVVQAAIGNFFTAVLSREGRIYTFSWGHESKLGHQTEPTDLEPRPLLGALENIPVVQIAAGYCYLLALACQPNGMSVYSVGCGLGGKLGHGTRTDEKEPKLIERFVELNLQPVVVAAGAWHAAVVGKDGRVCTWGWGRYGCLGHGNEDCESVPKVVEALSNVKAVHVATGDYTTFVISDAGDVYSFGCGESSSLGHDTAAADEQGNRQTNVLSPEIVTSLKERVVQISLTNSIYWNAHTFALTDSDKLYAFGAGDKGQLGVKLAANQTERAIPDRVDVDLS